In Ovis canadensis isolate MfBH-ARS-UI-01 breed Bighorn chromosome 11, ARS-UI_OviCan_v2, whole genome shotgun sequence, the DNA window GTATTCACCCAatatatcagaaatgaaaactgaaattgagTCCAAAAACATAATGCAATCAACTCTTcaataaaacaacaataataataacagtcaAAACATTTTGTCTgcttactatgttccaggcatgGTTCTAAGACTTACATTCATCATCTTATTTACTCTTACAATATCCCCCCACAAGGTAAGCTGAAATACTAACCCTACTTATAGATCAAGAAATTGCAGCTTAGAGATATTTAATACCTTCAAATCTCTCTGGCTAGAAAACCTAAaattgcaacaacaaaaaaaatctaagagACAAAGTGAGGACTCAAACACAGGTGTCCAAGGCTTATAGTCACTATACTATTCTGTATGATAAGTCAGCCATCGAGAAAGAAGAACCGGGTCAAACACTTTCTATATGAACTGAGGCAACTCAGTCTACATCTAAACAGTGGGGACAAtaatatttgtgtcatttttctcaTAAATGCCACAAAGAACAAATTTGAGACTGTTGCTGTGAAAGCATTTGGTAAATGAAAGAATAtgtagtgttttatttatttttaaacattctttttttttactttttatttatctatttacttggctgtgccaggtcttagctgtgacatgcagaatctttagttgtggcatgtgggagccACATGCTACTTCgctgatgagggatcaaacccaggccccctgtattgggagcacagagtcttagccactagaccaccagggaaatccctatgtAGTGTTTTAGATAACCATTATTTTCATCTAATTAACTTTTCAAATAAGTTTAATTGCTCATTGAAACTGAAGTACTTTAAGGACAATCAAAAAAAGTCTTACCTAAAACCACAATCTGCAGTTTCTGGAATGCATCTGCCATAGCCTTCTGAATAGCAAGCttctgggtttttttccttttcataaggAGTGATAATGGCCCTAAATCCAACcaaaacaaatgaatttaaaatgctTATCTGGATAACTGATTTATAGGTTGTatgtttagaaatttaaaaatgcacctGTGATTCTTAGATCATTATCTTAGTGATTAAGGGTGAACACAACACTAGGGTGTGGTTGAATGACTATGATGTAGTTATATTCTGGCAGGGCACGTTTTTCCTGCTCACATCTATTCTTGAAGTTCCTGAAATACTGGATGGGAGATGCAAACCAAGAACGTGGCACAAATCTCTCATTACTCACAGATTCCACATGGACAAGCTACAGCCACGCTCCTGCAGACTCCTGCGTTGAGAGGGCTAGAGTCACACAGTGAGACAGATGCTCTGGCCTCTCTCTAGGCATCACTTTCAGGTGGATGGTGGGGCCTCCTCCACTCCCTTGGCTAACAGCCCTGCTTCTGACTGAAGCCCTAGTGCCAAGGGAATCCATACCAGTGGGAatcccctctccagggatctACATTTGACTTTCTCCACTCAAGCCCCTCCATAGGAGGCAAAGGACTGAACCTTTACACAAGAGTTTATTGAAATCTTTAGACAATGATTTTGTTGGGATAACTGAAGGCCACAAGAGATTTGAAGGACTATTTTAGCAGAAAACACATTATTaaccaaaaatggaaaaagaaaaagaaaaccaccttAATTTTCCCTCCTCCTTGGCAGTCAGTCAGTTCTAAAACTCTGAAGTTTAAGGTTCTGTCAGGTATTGCCTAAGTTAAAAACCTAtgtggcaaaggagaaaaactcGGCCCAGGACTTTAGCTGCTTGGCAAAGGTGATGATGTATCTAAAAAGgcgagtttcagaaaaaaaggaaaacagacctTCTTCCAAGTTATCCAGAGGTTCCTCAGCCATGCCAACTCCTGGACTTCTGCACTCGTAGGATGGCAACACCACCTCTAAAGCACAGAAGAACTTCAGGCTTTGCCTCTGAAGAGGTGCCACAATatcttcattttccctttcttcttcagggtcagaaagatcctgaAGCTGTTAAGATTTTGAATTAAAGATTATACTTCAAAATATTCtgttttgaaaactaaaaaactCCCATCAATCCCAGTTAATAGTTGAGGTGTCCTATAGCTTCAAAATCAAGTGAGATTTGCAAATGAATTACTAGGTACAGAGAACTACTTTTTATTATACATCACACAAATACTGGAGAAAATTATGGACACCACCATTTAAGTCACTGAGATGATCAACGAGTTCTAGGTGGCATGTCCATGCTCAGATACTTCCATGAGGAAGTCTTTCCCATCTCCTCCCTGTAGCCTAGTTCTAGTTTTCTTTCTAAAGTGTAGGAGTTCAATGTTGAAAGGGGCCTGGTTGGTCAAAGAAAATCTACAGAGTTTACCTTAATGATCCTTTTTGACCATCCATTGAAACCAAAGTAGTAATTTGCCAATTCTTGGCATCTGGAGCTGTTTAGGGCAAGGGCGTTGTGTTGAACCGCCTTATGTTGGGTGCCAAGACGAATCTAAAGACATAAGAAACCTGAAAATATCACAATCTGACATAGACTTATTTTGGATATACCTGTTTGTCAATACCAGTTTCACGTTGCTGTGTTGTTTAGTGGccgagttgtgtccgactcttgtgaccccacagactgtagccttccaagttcctctgtccataggatttcccaggcaagaatactggagtgggttgccatttcctcctctgggggatcttcccacccagggagttaacccacatctcctgaattgcaggcagattctttatccctgagccacctgggaaaccccaaccAATTTCAGAGTGATTGTAAAGATTATATATGACATTTTAAGTAATGAGTTCACAGTGAGCCCTAAATAagtgttctttattatttttaataagtcaGTACTTTTCTGCATCATTTTCAGAACCGCTGATTCATCAGGTTTCCCTGACTTCTGGTGGTGAAAGTGATGATGAAAgcaaccaaggaagcccagcaGAAGCCTATTCTAGGGCTGTGAGTAAGCAAAGGAAGGAAACTTTTAGTCATCTTATCCCCATCTTATCCTGCTTGAGAATATGACCTGAAGGGGAGATAAGGTGGACTGGCCACTGAAGTAGGACCTTAATCTGTAGCATCCCCTCCCCAAGTTACTAACCCCTGTTAGAAGAGGGAATACACATACCTCCATAAATTTTATAAGTAACCAAAAGACTTAGAGGTTCATCTACATTGACAAACTTCTTTGAGAGTATAAATATTTCCAGCATTAACTCTCCAAATAACTTACACAGTATCACATTACTGTGGATTTTTTACATCACTAGCACTTTGTTAAATgtctatttccattttaaacagggtgtagtatttaaatatattaataaaaattcaaataaagtcaAAGCATTATTAATTCTTTATTGCTCTGTCTGTGGATCTTCCTCTATCACTAGTTTATGAACTTCTTAAGTGCTGGAAGGAACCATATCTTGTTACCAGGAACAAGCATAATTCTTGGCATATAATAGAGGACTGAGGGTCTGTTGACCCAGTGAACAGATGAAAGAATgagtaaataagaaaatgaaattactttCTCCAACTGAAGCTGCCTGCTGGGAAGGAGAAATGaagactaatttttaaatgttgagtgtCTTGTGGGAGGCTAGGCCCTGtatgctactactgctaagtcacttcagtcgtgtccaactctgagccaccccatagaaggcagcccaccaggctctgctgtccctgggattctctaggcaagaacactggagtgggttgccatttccttttgcatgaaagtgaatctaatgcatgaaagtgaatctaatgcatgaaagtgaaaagtgaaagtgaagtccctcagtcgtgtctgactcttcgtgaccccatggactgaagcctagcaggcttctccttccacgggattttccaagcaaaagaactggagtgggttgccattgctttctccaaggcCCTGTATGGTGAGTCATAATTCAGCTGTCCTGGACAATGAGAAAGCTTCAGAAGAGCTCTGAGCATAGTAGAGTCTACATCTCAGATAACCTTGCCACAGTTCTCACTGGCAAACAACATATAATTAAACTAGGAAACAATTGGGAGGGGGGTAAAAACTCAAGGTTCTGCATTACATAAAGAAATCTAATATGAATGCCATTTTCTCTCAACTATATAGTGACTTATAGaatatttccttcatttctctatCAGTGATGGGTTTTATGGTGTGTAAATCTCAAAACCTAAGCTTACGGAATGGTCTTAATGTTCAGTATAAGAAAAAGAGCTCATTACTCACAACTGATACCAAGTAATCGTTTCATAATCTTTCCAGTAATATCTAAGTGGGTATATGAAATGGTCGCAGCCAGTAGCAGGCAGATCATAGTCTCCAAATTAAAGAATGTCCGACAGGAAATCATTTCAGTCATAGGGAGGAGAGCCCAGATTGAAGAGGGTGTGAAACAGGGTACAAAAGTGGGAAGCACTGTACCTAGAGTCATGTCTGAGGAGAGTTCTCAGATTCCATCAAGGTTAAACCAGTGAGGAGAGAAATATGGGTTAAGAATAGGCAGCAAGGTCAGTGGGAAGTAGCCAGATCAAAAAACCaaccagagggacttccctggtgatccagtggttaagactccaccatgcaaagcaggggacgtgggtttaatccttggtcagggaattaagatcccacatgccccggtgccacaactaagactcgacccagccaaataaataaatatttaaaaaaaagaagaagccaaCCAGAGGAGACATACAGTTATAAAGTGAAAGGCTTGGGAAATCTAAACCTTACTCACTTATTCAGAGGAACTGAAAAAATCCTTGGAAAAGGAATGGTGGCTGAATGGAGGCATATAGTGACATGTTCATTCTGGGGCTCTGGCAAAGTAAAACTGGCTGGCATGTTACTATGGAGCCATATTATTAGAATAATCATGCACTAAAGAATATTTTAACCATTTGCTGGAAACTGAAGGGAGTTCTGAATAGGCAGTttgaaaatgatgatgatgatgataaagcaTCCTTTATGTTACAACTGACTAAAGACTTTGTCAAGCTCACacatttaaaattcatataaaatgaaaaagaactctTGTGAAGATTTCTTAAATTAAGGGGCAGCATAAAATGACATGGGGTTTAACATCAATAAGTTTGGGTTTGACCTCTAGTTTCCATATTTATTGTCATGAACCTTAAGTAAGTCAGTTAACCATCCGGAGTTCGAgtttctttgaaaaagaagagaaaagaaatggggGTGGGAAGAAGAAATGGGGAGCTGTGGGCGGTAAGTGGAGCAATGCATCTGAAAGCATTCTGTAAAGCAGAGTGCTTTACAAACGTTGGCCTATTCGTTTTAAATTCAGCACTTCATCCCAGTGGGACGAGGAATTCCACATTTGGACCCACCTTCACTGGAGATTTCTGGAAAAGCTGCTTCTGGTCGCATGCCTTTTGGGCTCTGTGAGCATCCCTCGCTGAATAAAACTTGACGATGGCATAAAATCCAGGACCGGCCACTGCTGCGTTTGGGAAGACTCGGACCGAATACAGAAGGCCGAACTGGGAGAAGACTGTGAACAGAGAATGCTGTAGGGTGGTCCCACGCTAAGTAAGAGCAGGAAATTTCAAGCCCAGGAAACCAAATTGCCCATTCCCTTATATTCTCCCCAGCCCTTCGCCACAGGCAACGGTGGTGAGCCTCCAACTCCAAACACTTCTCATTTCACAAACACGTTTCCCTCTGAACTCCTAAGCTTCGAGAAGCATTAGGAGGCAGTGTGAGGCCTGCTGGGAACTATCTCTCAAAAATCTGTAAGGACGAGTTGACTGCTCCGGTCGGCTCTAGAACTAAGATTCCTCTCAGCGAAGACCACAGGCGGGCTAGGTGCTGAAGCAGGGCCCCGGGGCTCCCAATTACTAGTGCGCGAGGCGActttctccatccctccctccacctcGGCCTGGCTCACTTGCAAGGCCTCGGCCGTGGGTCCAGAGCTCAGTTCCCAAACAAGCAAGGTTTTGTCACTCCCTGTGGGAACCGCAAAAGGTACCAACTCCGCCATCCTACCGTCACCGCGCGTGCGCAGCTCGGGAGAAAGCCGCACTGCGCCTGCGCACGGCGCGCCCGCgcttttttaaaaggagagcGTGAGGAGGCGGGGCCAGCTCTGGGGGAGTGAGACGAGGGCGGTGCTCGGACCTCTCCTTCGCCCCGCCCGCTCCTGGCGGGTCTCCGCCTCTAGTTCCCCTTCCGCAGCTGCGTCGCCGGGGAGACCTTGGAATTTAGTGTTAGAgtactaagtgaaagtgaagtcgctcagtcgtatccgattgtttgcgaccccatggacagtagcctacgaggctccgcCTTCtaggggactttccaggcaagaatactggagtgggctgccatttccttctccaggggatcttcccaacccaggaatcgaaccccggtttcctgcattgcagacagacgctttaccgtctgagctaccagggaagcccagagtactAGGTAGTTAGCAGTAAATACCCACTgagctttaaaattttagatgtCCCGACTCTGTGGGAAATGACCACCAAAGATGCAACACTTGGACCTAAGAGTGTTTGTTTTCATGAGTTTTAAATTATGCAAATCAAGGTATAGCTTACTAAAGCCATCAACAGTCTAGTTTGAAATCCTTAAAAAGCTGGTTTCTAGCCCATTTTCCTAAAGTACCCCCAAATCACCTGCCATATTTCTACACCCCCACCATGACTTTCTCCACTTCAATATATCAGAACTTTAGCCTCACTCATTACCTACTTCTGAGCTCTTTTACTTCAAAAATAGTTGACTTTAGAGAAATAACTTGGATCTTGATACTGTTTCAAACCAATAACTACAGATTTTATTatccatttcattatttttgcatTCATAGTATGTGTCCATTTATTCATTGTATCCATTGTTCACAGATGTCTTTGCTTCTGCAGCTGGATTAGGAATACCACATGAACAATAGTTACCATTTATCATCCTTCTTCTAGTACCTAGCACACACTCATAATCTATTAGGTACTCAAATATAGGTGGAATTAATCATGAATAAATTAACACATTCTTTGCACAAGGAATGGTTTAATAATTCCAAACAAAGAGAGAAGCTTCTTTCATCGTGGTCTTCTTGGTTTGCAAATGACAGTCAGGAACCAGGGACCTGGGCCTGGATGGGAACAAGGAGGAAGCCCTAGAAAACCATTTATTCCTGGGGCTCTGGTC includes these proteins:
- the RDM1 gene encoding RAD52 motif-containing protein 1 gives rise to the protein MAELVPFAVPTGSDKTLLVWELSSGPTAEALQHSLFTVFSQFGLLYSVRVFPNAAVAGPGFYAIVKFYSARDAHRAQKACDQKQLFQKSPVKIRLGTQHKAVQHNALALNSSRCQELANYYFGFNGWSKRIIKLQDLSDPEEERENEDIVAPLQRQSLKFFCALEVVLPSYECRSPGVGMAEEPLDNLEEGPLSLLMKRKKTQKLAIQKAMADAFQKLQIVVLESGKIAVAYRCCEEVTDARTEEELQDLIQVSCFSWKPCGQGEEECLSDFSFEEEEFTVP